From the Sebastes fasciatus isolate fSebFas1 chromosome 3, fSebFas1.pri, whole genome shotgun sequence genome, one window contains:
- the LOC141764073 gene encoding uncharacterized protein LOC141764073, with protein MWSSNMAAQWRGTDGDLNAGNSDFLACNTPIELVLSRRDMEGVEMDAQSCMDHSILAIFEDSTVTSEDKSGAEEESETLLSALTEMLDSVEDDDGTPFDTLPDSQLLTHPERRDNSVELSLADRLRPRSKSPNVTFTIKFDGEKEDESKTERSGPLQLFKQQSQTLFHSTNKKAEAEVEVFTSSSLVNLVKLMHPYCLKLQVEEEGDQLRKKNRTLFSQGEVWKYERPSEESDEEINVVSSDDEGSVKDPRETEEGDEKRDNDNPLRSVLLNGNSSIAPPSREKKRVSFGLVQVASFDSAEKELNERNLTSGHTGEAVSVPLNGTEALDTPAGSTLEPQTPPSEMNSNEAEVLPPKGEMKAKSLSLQQYRQLRQKRQPLVEKPGNYTTKWPCVPEPPKELTPILCLQGQRQNSCGPKAAHHYPDARRSSADQLHRSQTPGHKTHRISASPRPHPSEAKPSINLCRSGLKRPRDESEIISPAILQPANPNVTVSESKKSPVKKPTLLSSDPPNPVLLPLPVSQTTSPTTDLSSAQSKVEFLNRDSSLHSTGHFPEIQKESSGKSLQRLPSSSGPQVASVNQGFATLFQEIKNKLTELASGVSSRPPVLCPTKHESSSECKQPQPQRCSPNPTKEEAKLEPKTPPSPSPDTERLIKSPSLTPCFSQPPAPVEAPLPVKETLSEVHPSEEPPPTPQFGCAVQSAAADSGIEAPDLTSLLEQFEETQAKEERVCENEPEPRLPSSHPNLQTDGHLDRTQPAGTQRASVVEPLSISESPGDPKPLRNSPCLQMSEAADIPEPLGTEIILTTQQDPPARRKNPPSKAIQIIDPRPLPSKKTHANLPELPAAPISPHMYSSVFSDHDYCGPLDRTSATPRNRASKLDVSQTSDESQVTTRDSSAAAECKKQTSTSEVNRAVDNSAKSVMQHLSEQPRIRSDTSTSTEVLSDGAAAEQDCGQDETAPCTLPTPPPSPPARGRDKQRYRRRSPCSDSSSSSPSSSSSSSSSSSSSSCSSASPSPKRQKRRHKRSESSSCSSSSSSPSRSRSPPRRHRWSYSRSRCSRSRSRSWSQSRSPSRSRSPSPRVRRRQWRDVYSSSRESRKLRREHEIRIQKLKAIDERRVVYVGRIRKSMTHDELRERFTQFGDVECVSLHFRDRGDHYAFVTFYNMDDAFSAIDNGGKLRKPNELPFDICFGGRRQFCNSHYADLDANRDAEPSPAKSRLEDLDFDSLLKQAQRGLKR; from the exons ATGTGGAGCAGCAACATGGCGGCGCAGTGGAGGGGTACAGACGGGGATTTAAATGCCGGCAACAGCGACTTTCTGGCCTGCAACACTCCCATTGAG tTGGTCCTGAGTAGACGTGACATGGAGGGCGTGGAGATGGACGCACAGTCCTGCATGGATCACTCCATACTGGCCATTTTTGAAGACTCCACGGTCACATCAGAG GATAAGAGCGGAGCGGAGGAAGAGAGCGAGACCCTGCTGTCGGCCCTGACCGAGATGTTGGACAGCGTGGAGGATGACGACGGGACTCCCTTTGACACCCTGCCAGACAGTCAGCTCCTCACCCACCCAGAGCGCAGGGACAACTCAGTG gAACTATCACTTGCTGACAGACTTAGACCAAGATCTAAATCGCCAAATGTAACCTTCACAATAAAGTTTGACGGAGAAAAGGAAGATGAGAGCAAAACGGAGAGAAGCGGCCCTCTACAGCTGTTCAAACAACAAAGTCAGACATTGTTTCACTCCACAAATAAGAAAGCGGAGGCTGAAGTCGAGGTCTTCACCTCGTCTTCTCTCGTCAACCTGGTGAAGCTCATGCACCCCTACTGCCTGAAGCTGCaggtggaagaggagggggatCAACTGAGGAAAAAGAATCGCACGTTATTCTCTCAGGGAGAGGTGTGGAAGTATGAGAGACCCAGCGAAGAGAGCGATGAAGAGATAAACGTTGTGTCGTCTGATGACGAGGGAAGTGTGAAAGACCCAAGGGAGACAGAAGAGGGAGATGAAAAGCGAGATAATGACAACCCCTTAAGGAGTGTGTTGCTGAATGGAAACTCATCCATAGCTCCACCATCCAGAGAGAAGAAAAGGGTGAGCTTTGGCCTCGTTCAAGTGGCTTCGTTTGATTCAGCGGAAAAGGAATTGAACGAGAGAAATCTAACAAGTGGccacacaggtgaagctgtgtCAGTTCCACTGAACGGCACCGAAGCACTTGATACTCCAGCTGGCTCAACACTTGAACCCCAAACGCCACCCTCAGAAATGAACAGCAACGAGGCGGAGGTTCTGCCGCCGAAAGGCGAGATGAAGGCCAAATCGCTCAGCCTCCAACAGTACAGACAGCTGCGCCAAAAGAGACAGCCCCTGGTGGAGAAACCGGGGAACTACACCACCAAGTGGCCCTGTGTTCCTGAGCCCCCCAAGGAGCTGACCCCCATCCTCTGTTTACAGGGGCAAAGACAAAACAGCTGTGGACCAAAGGCAGCACACCATTATCCAGATGCTAGAAGAAGCAGTGCTGATCAGCTCCATAGATCTCAAACTCCCGGTCACAAGACCCATCGCATCTCCGCCTCGCCCAGGCCTCACCCCTCGGAGGCCAAACCATCCATTAACCTATGTCGCAGCGGATTAAAGCGCCCAAGGGATGAATCTGAAATCATCTCACCTGCCATTCTGCAGCCAGCTAATCCAAATGTTACCGTGTCCGAAAGCAAAAAAAGTCCAGTAAAGAAACCAACACTGCTCAGTAGTGATCCCCCAAATCCTGTCCTCCTCCCCCTGCCAGTTAGCCAAACAACATCACCAACCACTGACCTCTCCTCAGCACAGTCCAAAGTGGAGTTCCTCAACAGAGACTCCAGTCTTCACAGCACCGGGCACTTTCCAGAAATCCAAAAGGAATCCTCAGGCAAATCTCTTCAGAGACTGCCATCCTCCTCAGGGCCTCAGGTGGCGTCAGTAAACCAGGGCTTCGCCACCCTGTTTCAGGAAATTAAAAACAAGCTTACTGAGTTAGCTTCAGGTGTCTCCTCCAGACCTCCGGTACTGTGTCCAACCAAACACGAATCCTCCTCAGAGTGCAAGCAACCGCAGCCTCAAAGATGCAGTCCGAACCCGACGAAAGAAGAAGCCAAGCTGGAACCAAAGACCCCTCCGTCACCAAGTCCCGATACAGAGAGGCTGATAAAGAGTCCTTCCCTCACGCCATGCTTCAGTCAGCCGCCTGCTCCCGTAGAGGCTCCGTTACCAGTAAAGGAGACGTTATCAGAGGTTCACCCCAGTGAGGAACCACCACCCACTCCTCAGTTTGGCTGTGCAGTGCAGAGTGCAGCAGCTGACTCAG GAATCGAAGCGCCTGATCTGACCAGCCTGCTGGAACAGTTTGAGGAAACACAAG CTAAAGAGGAGAGGGTGTGTGAGAACGAGCCGGAGCCCAGACTTCCCAGTTCTCATCCAAACCTCCAAACAGATGGACACTTGGACAGAACTCAGCCTGCAGGGACACAAAGAGCCTCTGTTGTTGAACCTTTAAGCATTTCAGAATCACCTGGCGATCCAAAACCCCTCAGGAATTCCCCATGTCTTCAAATGTCGGAGGCCGCGGACATCCCAGAGCCCCTCGGCACCGAAATAATCCTCACCACTCAACAAGATCCGCCAGCAAGACGCAAAAATCCTCCATCCAAGGCCATTCAGATAATCGACCCCCGTCCTCTTCCGTCCAAGAAGACGCACGCTAACCTCCCAGAGCTCCCCGCCGCTCCCATCTCTCCTCACATGTATTCATCTGTATTCTCCGATCACGATTACTGCGGACCTTTGGACCGTACAAGTGCAACTCCGCGTAATAGAGCCTCTAAACTTGATGTATCTCAAACCTCTGATGAATCGCAGGTGACCACCCGTGACTCAAGCGCTGCTGCTGAATGCAAAAAACAGACCTCCACCAGCGAGGTCAACAGAGCCGTTGATAACTCTGCAAAGTCTGTGATGCAGCATCTCTCTGAGCAACCCAGGATCAGATCAGACACGAGCACGTCCACAGAAGTTCTTTCAGACGGCGCTGCCGCAGAGCAAGATTGTGGTCAAGACGAGACCGCCCCATGCACCCTCCCAACACCTCCACCCAGCCCTCCTGCCAGAGGGAGGGACAAACAGAGATATCGGAGAAGATCTCCTTGTTCGgactccagctccagctctccttcctcgtcatcgtcgtcgtcgtcctcctcctcctcttcctcctgcagctctgcGTCTCCCTCTCCAAAAAGACAAAA GCGCCGTCACAAGCGTTCAGAGAGCAGTTCGTgttcgtcgtcgtcgtcgtcccCCTCTCGCTCCCGCTCCCCACCTCGGCGCCACAGGTGGTCTTACTCGAGATCGAGGTGTAGCAGGTCAAGATCCAGATCATGGTCCCAGTCGAGGTCTCCATCCAGATCCCGATCACCTTCCCCGCGGGTTCGCCGTAGGCAGTGGAGAGATGTTTACAG cagcagcagagagtcCAGGAAGCTCCGGAGAGAGCACGAGATCAGGATTCAGAAACTCAAAGCCATA GACGAGCGCAGGGTGGTGTATGTCGGCCGCATCCGCAAGTCTATGACGCACGACGAGCTGAGGGAACGCTTCACTCAGTTCGGAGACGTGGAATGTGTGTCGCTTCACTTTAGAGACAGAGG TGACCACTACGCCTTCGTCACATTCTACAACATGGATGACGCTTTCTCAGCCATCGACAACGGTGGCAAACTACGGAAGCCCAACGAGCTGCCGTTTGACATCTGCTTTGGTGGAAGGAGACAGTTCTGTAATTCCCACTACGCTGACCTGG